From a region of the Chrysemys picta bellii isolate R12L10 chromosome 7, ASM1138683v2, whole genome shotgun sequence genome:
- the LDB1 gene encoding LIM domain-binding protein 1 isoform X3 encodes MLDRDVGPTPMYPPTYLEPGIGRHTPYGNQTDYRIFELNKRLQNWTEECDNLWWDAFTTEFFEDDAMLTITFCLEDGPKRYTIGRTLIPRYFRSIFEGGATELYYVLKHPKESFHNSFVSLDCDQCTMVTQHGKPMFTQVCVEGRLYLEFMFDDMMRIKTWHFSIRQHRELIPRSILAMHAQDPQMLDQLSKNITRCGLSNSTLNYLRLCVILEPMQELMSRHKTYSLSPRDCLKTCLFQKWQRMVAPPAEPARQQPSKRRKRKMSGGSTMSSSGGNANNSNSKKKSPASTFALSSQVPDVMVVGEPTLMGGEFGDEDERLITRLENTQFDAANGIDDEDSFNNSPALGANSPWNSKPPSSQESKSENPTSQASQ; translated from the exons ACCTACCCCCATGTACCCGCCGACGTACCTGGAGCCCGGGATAGG GAGGCACACGCCGTACGGGAACCAGACCGACTACAGGATATTCGAGCTGAACAAGCGGCTGCAGAACTGGACAGAG GAATGTGACAATCTCTGGTGGGACGCCTTCACCACGGAGTTCTTCGAGGACGACGCCATGCTAACGATCACCTTCTGCCTGGAGGATGGACCAAAGAGATACA ccatcGGCCGGACTTTGATTCCCCGTTACTTCCGTAGCATCTTTGAGGGGGGTGCCACGGAGCTGTACTACGTCCTCAAGCACCCCAAGGAGTCGTTCCACAACAGCTTCGTCTCGCTGGACTGCGACCAGTGCACCATGGTGACCCAGCACGGCAAGCCCATGTTCACGCAG GTGTGCGTGGAGGGGCGGCTCTACCTGGAGTTCATGTTCGACGACATGATGAGGATAAAGACGTGGCACTTCAGCATCCGGCAGCATCGAGAGCTCATTCCCCGCAGCATCCTCGCCATGCAC GCCCAGGACCCCCAGATGCTGGACCAGCTATCCAAGAACATCACCCGCTGCGGGCTCTCCAACTCCACCCTCAACTACCTccgg ctCTGCGTGATCCTAGAGCCGATGCAGGAGCTGATGTCGCGACACAAGACCTACAGCCTCAGCCCCCGCGACTGCCTCAAGACCTGTCTGTTCCAGAAGTGGCAGCGGATGGTGGCGCCGCCAG ccgaGCCGGCGCGGCAGCAGCCCAGCAAGCGCCGGAAACGGAAGATGTCGGGGGGCAGCACCATGAGCTCCAGCGGCGGCAACGCGAACAACAGCAACAGCAAGAAGAAGAGTCCGGCCAGCACCTTCGCCCTGTCCAGTCAGGTACCT GATGTGATGGTGGTGGGCGAGCCCACGCTGATGGGGGGCGAGTTCGGGGACGAGGACGAGCGGCTCATCACGCGGCTGGAGAACACGCAGTTCGACGCCGCCAATGGCATCGACGACGAGGACAGCTTCAACAACTCGCCCGCGCTGGGCGCCAACAGCCCCTGGAACAGCAAGCCGCCCTCCAGCCAGGAGAGCAAGTCGGAGAACCCCACGTCGCAGGCCTCCCAGTAA